Proteins encoded within one genomic window of Gloeobacter kilaueensis JS1:
- a CDS encoding nuclease A inhibitor family protein, whose protein sequence is MSEEQSADDPAALLQEAAAGLIFISESEAPFRALRWPVATIDSAQLLKRTGHATGMRVRKLALREFFSSACREEDWYGPEEQQTAARFRHLVQTIEQNLNDVQVYRVGDTEADIYIVGRNRKGTLSGLSTQVVET, encoded by the coding sequence ATGAGCGAGGAACAATCCGCCGACGATCCAGCGGCGCTTTTGCAGGAGGCCGCTGCTGGGCTCATATTTATCAGTGAGTCGGAAGCGCCTTTTCGTGCCCTCCGTTGGCCGGTTGCGACGATCGATTCTGCCCAACTGTTGAAGCGCACCGGCCATGCTACCGGGATGCGTGTAAGAAAGCTGGCCCTTCGAGAGTTCTTCAGCTCGGCCTGCCGCGAAGAAGATTGGTACGGCCCCGAGGAACAGCAGACAGCCGCCCGCTTCCGGCACCTCGTTCAGACGATCGAGCAGAACTTGAACGATGTGCAGGTGTACCGGGTAGGCGATACGGAGGCTGACATCTACATAGTCGGTCGCAACCGAAAGGGTACCCTGAGCGGCCTCTCGACCCAGGTGGTTGAGACGTAG